The following proteins are encoded in a genomic region of Ictalurus punctatus breed USDA103 chromosome 15, Coco_2.0, whole genome shotgun sequence:
- the nckap5l gene encoding nck-associated protein 5-like isoform X1, protein MMSEETQHRALEEDLESEEGDLESYLEEESSSELLERVRELQAENSALSLANESQREAYERCLDEVANHVVQALLNQKDLREECIKLKMRVFDLERQNRTLCELLQEKLHNQSCVHQQTGSCLEHISELQHTDANKQIETQRNAQSKGNGECAQTCFPETQSSTTSMDALSPFLRKKAHILEVLRKLEETDPLRYHRSSGISSLCEYSQALVSKDTVLACRDNSPRCNATKTHCPHPCSDVCICINGAEHNSVKCGSCNTCLILSNKDSISLANSSHNCCTSNAITIDNLNLAPPEFHKNQDSQSHVKPTTGTSELLVIRQSADLSVLPTEKDLEPPSELLSTEAPDSYSSMTVPERDHNRVPDHAPANSLVLSEKETRDKNRISDAFLNSQLSKSGSTTSEQISLESTNDTSTLETDIKHLKTVSSQKLEKVTDGEEFLQKNDTDVQPVTSKLPTLGLKDSLQDTYSEVESSEPVHKGLLFSPNENHTASRVLDEICVPVKDGRAQDLQADGSKLVNPNQVSIREVKSSPSKLLKFLKIPTLGERAPVANPPRLSPQLTRSSKIPCRSNNYEVQHSPVATRKATTAERQKQLPCPKPEPYPSTHSAPTSPPLSEDPPPVVPKELNCGIPKSSRGGKPTQTAPSQKTPQKIPHYENIPDLSNASSSDISQVLGEVSSALRYASSNTEKVKGKIGSVGLERPTSFKSQRDTSLGSDFSDQEESPDSPVWHKQANHRSLPTQSSSQKSQMSGMRSRSQEKNELVKDQIQSVGSPIKKNEPPPIPKKTGVGRHSGESSHSFKERLAALGKLRNPEEPACSQATEKKEMPAQTSGKSKATDYKTEENKLLKSTDCVEEKSYVSGNTDSAVSKLSEQGIKSTPASSTISKLESESSRMSLAKHESPKSKMPALSTNLEAAQALRSYAKSATPHSLSYSGKNLSSPHSSSPNRIPLKSPTKTVPPSFNRDAKPTQELPRYLSKSEDRSQSRASKKKNSFGESLPPPPPRPTESVEEKRHSAPSPQSSIEQKVMKGIEENMLKLQEQDKSQAPEVKQKASSGIANWFGLRKSKLPALNRKPEASKCKDDKREWKLNISSGGKDTKVATKKPESESLNISMLMEKAEGLHKALEEERAYVNGVAMDRQGKGHSCEVVMDQAQGQLSVMYRGVPSDNFMQQLLNRVDGKDVGGIGVAHRRLSFDCKTRPVFSHHSTSGVCQTRSSEDMEKAASLMTKVDGVSDENLADSIHHEHFAGSGIFTHTLDSGIGTFPLPDYSVNAGCKSVPKGKAQGENDPSFPQGRHGSGIKIPHKAWTLERELSSLEEDYIMGQKMDGTPLEGKLAPNQVADASQEGADVCGGPVRSGSTKNWTFPNLKASTELSDVYLGLEETLDSVNQKSSFRRRSKTSDVPFRRDSDPRSLPQPTQVRRSKARAPVNPDLGREPGLELVRERPDDTISPGHPQVLETPESLSDSLYDSLSSCGSQG, encoded by the exons ATGATGTCCGAGGAGACCCAACACCGAGCGCTCGAGGAGGACCTGGAGTCAGAGGAGGGTGATCTGGAATCCTATTTGGAGGAGGAGAGCAGCAGTGAGCTCCTGGAGCGTGTCCGAGAGCTTCAA gcTGAGAACTCTGCTCTTTCTCTCGCCAACGAGAGCCAGAGAGAAGCTTATGAAAGATGCCTGGACGAA GTAGCCAATCATGTCGTCCAAGCCTTACTCAACCAAAAG GATCTTCGGGAGGAGTGCATAAAGTTGAAAATGCGAGTGTTTGATTTGGAGAGGCAGAACAGAACACTGTGTGAGCTCCTCCAAGAGAAACTGCACAATCAGTCATGTGTACATCAGCAG ACTGGGTCCTGCTTGGAACACATTTCTGAACTACAGCACACTGATGCAAACAAACAGATTGAAACTCAGAGGAATGCACAATCCAAG GGAAATGGAGAGTGTGCACAAACTTGCTTTCCTGAAACCCAAAGCTCCACCACCTCCATGGACGCCTTATCTCCTTTTCTGCGAAAGAAAGCACATATTTTGGAGGTCCTGCGCAAGCTTGAGGAGACCGATCCTCTACGTTACCACCGTTCCTCTGGCATCTCTTCCCTCTGTGAATATAGCCAAGCTCTAGTCTCTAAGGACACCGTATTGGCTTGCAGAGACAACTCTCCCAGGTGCAATGCGACTAAAACGCATTGTCCCCATCCCTGTTCAgatgtttgtatttgtatcaATGGAGCAGAGCACAATAGTGTAAAGTGTGGAAGCTGTAACACATGCCTTATTCTATCCAATAAGGACTCGATCAGTCTAGCCAACAGTAGCCACAATTGCTGCACTTCAAATGCCATCACTATTGACAACCTCAACCTGGCTCCGCCTGAGTTTCATAAGAACCAAGATTCACAGAGCCATGTGAAGCCTACTACGGGTACTAGTGAACTCCTAGTAATCAGGCAGTCTGCCGATTTGTCTGTTCTTCCGACGGAAAAAGATCTTGAACCACCCAGTGAACTTTTATCAACGGAAGCCCCCGACTCTTACTCTAGCATGACCGTACCCGAAAGAGACCATAATAGAGTGCCTGATCATGCACCAGCTAATTCCCTTGTATTGTCAGAGAAAGAGACTAGAGATAAAAATCGAATATCAGATGCCTTTTTGAACTCCCAATTATCAAAAAGTGGCAGCACTACCAGTGAACAGATTAGTCTTGAGAGTACAAATGATACAAGTACTCTGGAAACAGACATTAAGCACTTAAAAACTGTATCATCACAGAAGCTTGAAAAAGTCACAGACGGTGAAGAATTTCTGCAGAAAAATGATACTGATGTCCAGCCAGTCACCTCCAAGTTACCTACTCTTGGTCTGAAGGACAGCCTGCAAGACACATATAGTGAGGTAGAAAGTAGTGAACCTGTGCATAAAGGGCTGCTGTTTTCTCCCAATGAGAATCATACAGCATCAAGAGTACTAGATGAGATATGTGTCCCTGTGAAGGACGGCAGAGCACAAGATCTTCAGGCTGATGGATCTAAACTTGTGAACCCCAACCAGGTATCTATAAGAGAGGTCAAGTCCTCCCCTTCAAAGCTGCTCAAGTTTCTCAAGATTCCCACCCTTGGGGAACGTGCTCCAGTAGCCAATCCTCCCCGTCTCAGTCCTCAACTAACACGCAGCTCAAAGATCCCTTGTCGCAGTAACAACTATGAGGTGCAACATTCACCAGTTGCTACCCGCAAAGCAACCACAGCAGAAAGGCAAAAACAGTTACCTTGTCCCAAACCTGAGCCTTATCCGTCCACACATTCTGCTCCAACCTCTCCACCTCTGTCTGAAGATCCACCTCCAGTGGTGCCGAAAGAGCTTAACTGTGGCATACCTAAAAGCAGTCGAGGAGGCAAACCTACACAAACCGCTCCCTCACAAAAGACACCGCAGAAAATACCACACTATGAAAATATTCCTGATCTCTCCAATGCCAGTAGCTCAGACATATCCCAGGTTCTTGGAGAGGTGAGCTCTGCTCTCCGTTATGCCAGCTCTAACACAGAAAAAGTTAAAGGAAAGATAGGAAGCGTTGGTCTAGAGAGGCCCACAAGTTTCAAATCTCAAAGGGACACTTCTCTAGGCTCTGACTTCTCGGACCAAGAAGAGAGTCCAGATAGCCCTGTATGGCATAAGCAGGCCAACCACCGAAGTTTGCCTACTCAGTCATCTTCACAGAAGTCACAGATGAGTGGCATGAGGTCCAGAAGCCAAGAGAAAAATGAGTTGGTGAAAGACCAAATACAAAGTGTGGGATCACCCATCAAAAAGAACGAGCCACCACCCATTCCCAAGAAGACAGGGGTGGGCAGACACTCAGGTGAATCCAGTCATTCCTTTAAAGAAAGACTAGCTGCACTTGGCAAGCTAAGGAACCCAGAAGAACCAGCTTGCTCCCAGGCGactgagaaaaaagaaatgccTGCACAAACCAGCGGCAAAAGCAAAGCCACTGACTataaaactgaagaaaataaacttttaaaaagtacagaTTGTGTTGAAGAAAAGTCATATGTTTCAGGTAATACAGACAGTGCTGTCTCAAAGCTTTCTGAGCAAGGCATCAAATCAACACCAGCAAGCTCTACAATCTCTAAGCTGGAAAGTGAATCATCTAGAATGTCCCTTGCAAAACATGAAAGCCCTAAATCTAAAATGCCCGCACTGTCTACCAACTTAGAAGCTGCACAAGCTTTGCGTAGCTATGCTAAAAGTGCGACACCACATAGTCTTTCATACAGTGGGAAAAACCTCTCCAGTCCCCACAGTAGCAGCCCTAACAGGATTCCGTTAAAATCTCCCACTAAAACTGTACCACCATCTTTTAATCGTGATGCGAAACCAACCCAGGAGCTTCCAAGATACTTGTCCAAATCCGAAGACAGAAGCCAATCCCGAGCCAGTAAGAAGAAAAACTCCTTTGGGGAGAGccttcctcctccacctccaagGCCTACAGAATCGGTTGAAGAAAAGAGACACTCGGCACCAAGCCCTCAGTCGTCCATTGAGCAAAAGGTCATGAAGGGCATTGAGGAAAATATGCTGAAGCTTCAGGAACAGGACAAGAGTCAAGCACCTGAAGTTAAACAGAAGGCTTCCAGTGGAATTGCCAACTGGTTTGGCTTGCGGAAAAGTAAGCTTCCAGCTCTTAATCGGAAACCCGAGGCTTCGAAATGCAAAGATGATAAGAGAGAATGGAAACTTAATATATCCTCAGGGGGAAAGGATACTAAAGTGGCTACTAAAAAGCCCGAGAGCGAGAGCCTGAACATATCCATGTTAATGGAAAAAGCGGAGGGGCTACACAAAGCCCTGGAAGAGGAGCGTGCCTATGTGAATGGTGTTGCTATGGACCGACAGGGAAAGGGACATTCCTGTGAGGTGGTGATGGACCAAGCTCAGGGGCAGCTGTCTGTAATGTACCGGGGTGTGCCATCAGACAACTTCATGCAGCAGCTGCTTAACCG gGTGGACGGAAAGGATGTTGGAGGCATCGGTGTGGCTCATCGACGCTTATCATTTGATTGTAAAACCAGGCCTGTCTTCAGCCATCATAGCACAAGTGGAGTTTGTCAGACCAGAAGTAGTGAGGACATGGAAAAG GCTGCGTCATTAATGACTAAAGTGGATGGTGTATCCGATGAGAACCTGGCTGATTCAATTCACCACGAGCATTTTGCAG gctctggaattttcacacacaccctggacagtggtATTGGCACGTTTCCTCTTCCTGACTACAGTGTGAATGCTGGATGTAAAAGTGTCCCCAAAGGGAAGGCCCAAGGGGAGAACGATCCTTCCTTTCCTCAGGGAAGACATGGCTCAGGGATTAAAATTCCCCACAAGGCCTGGACTTTGGAAAGAGAGCTGTCCTCTTTAGAGGAAGATTACATCATGGGACAGAAAATGGACGGCACACCGCTGGAGGGCAAACTTGCACCGAACCAAGTTGCTGACGCCAGTCAAGAAG GCGCCGATGTCTGTGGCGGACCTGTAAGATCTGGCTCCACAAAGAACTGGACATTCCCCAACCTCAAAGCATCAACAGAGCTGTCTGATGTTTATCTTGGATTAGAAGAAACCTTAGATTCAGTGAACCAGAAGAGTTCATTTAGGCGG CGTTCAAAGACTAGTGATGTCCCATTCAGGCGTGACAGTGACCCCAGAAGCCTTCCACAGCCGACTCAGGTGCGCAGAAGCAAGGCACGTGCTCCTGTCAACCCAGACCTGGGAAGAGAACCTGGGTTAGAGCTGGTGAGAGAGAGGCCTGATGACACAATTTCTCCCGGCCACCCCCAGGTCCTAGAGACCCCTGAATCCCTTAGCGACTCTCTCTATGACAGCCTGTCCTCCTGCGGTAGCCAAGGCTGA
- the nckap5l gene encoding nck-associated protein 5-like isoform X2 — protein MMSEETQHRALEEDLESEEGDLESYLEEESSSELLERVRELQAENSALSLANESQREAYERCLDEVANHVVQALLNQKDLREECIKLKMRVFDLERQNRTLCELLQEKLHNQSCVHQQTGSCLEHISELQHTDANKQIETQRNAQSKGNGECAQTCFPETQSSTTSMDALSPFLRKKAHILEVLRKLEETDPLRYHRSSGISSLCEYSQALVSKDTVLACRDNSPRCNATKTHCPHPCSDVCICINGAEHNSVKCGSCNTCLILSNKDSISLANSSHNCCTSNAITIDNLNLAPPEFHKNQDSQSHVKPTTGTSELLVIRQSADLSVLPTEKDLEPPSELLSTEAPDSYSSMTVPERDHNRVPDHAPANSLVLSEKETRDKNRISDAFLNSQLSKSGSTTSEQISLESTNDTSTLETDIKHLKTVSSQKLEKVTDGEEFLQKNDTDVQPVTSKLPTLGLKDSLQDTYSEVESSEPVHKGLLFSPNENHTASRVLDEICVPVKDGRAQDLQADGSKLVNPNQVSIREVKSSPSKLLKFLKIPTLGERAPVANPPRLSPQLTRSSKIPCRSNNYEVQHSPVATRKATTAERQKQLPCPKPEPYPSTHSAPTSPPLSEDPPPVVPKELNCGIPKSSRGGKPTQTAPSQKTPQKIPHYENIPDLSNASSSDISQVLGEVSSALRYASSNTEKVKGKIGSVGLERPTSFKSQRDTSLGSDFSDQEESPDSPVWHKQANHRSLPTQSSSQKSQMSGMRSRSQEKNELVKDQIQSVGSPIKKNEPPPIPKKTGVGRHSGESSHSFKERLAALGKLRNPEEPACSQATEKKEMPAQTSGKSKATDYKTEENKLLKSTDCVEEKSYVSGNTDSAVSKLSEQGIKSTPASSTISKLESESSRMSLAKHESPKSKMPALSTNLEAAQALRSYAKSATPHSLSYSGKNLSSPHSSSPNRIPLKSPTKTVPPSFNRDAKPTQELPRYLSKSEDRSQSRASKKKNSFGESLPPPPPRPTESVEEKRHSAPSPQSSIEQKVMKGIEENMLKLQEQDKSQAPEVKQKASSGIANWFGLRKSKLPALNRKPEASKCKDDKREWKLNISSGGKDTKVATKKPESESLNISMLMEKAEGLHKALEEERAYVNGVAMDRQGKGHSCEVVMDQAQGQLSVMYRGVPSDNFMQQLLNRVDGKDVGGIGVAHRRLSFDCKTRPVFSHHSTSGVCQTRSSEDMEKAASLMTKVDGVSDENLADSIHHEHFAGSGIFTHTLDSGIGTFPLPDYSVNAGCKSVPKGKAQGENDPSFPQGRHGSGIKIPHKAWTLERELSSLEEDYIMGQKMDGTPLEGKLAPNQVADASQEGADVCGGPVRSGSTKNWTFPNLKASTELSDVYLGLEETLDSVNQKSSFRRA, from the exons ATGATGTCCGAGGAGACCCAACACCGAGCGCTCGAGGAGGACCTGGAGTCAGAGGAGGGTGATCTGGAATCCTATTTGGAGGAGGAGAGCAGCAGTGAGCTCCTGGAGCGTGTCCGAGAGCTTCAA gcTGAGAACTCTGCTCTTTCTCTCGCCAACGAGAGCCAGAGAGAAGCTTATGAAAGATGCCTGGACGAA GTAGCCAATCATGTCGTCCAAGCCTTACTCAACCAAAAG GATCTTCGGGAGGAGTGCATAAAGTTGAAAATGCGAGTGTTTGATTTGGAGAGGCAGAACAGAACACTGTGTGAGCTCCTCCAAGAGAAACTGCACAATCAGTCATGTGTACATCAGCAG ACTGGGTCCTGCTTGGAACACATTTCTGAACTACAGCACACTGATGCAAACAAACAGATTGAAACTCAGAGGAATGCACAATCCAAG GGAAATGGAGAGTGTGCACAAACTTGCTTTCCTGAAACCCAAAGCTCCACCACCTCCATGGACGCCTTATCTCCTTTTCTGCGAAAGAAAGCACATATTTTGGAGGTCCTGCGCAAGCTTGAGGAGACCGATCCTCTACGTTACCACCGTTCCTCTGGCATCTCTTCCCTCTGTGAATATAGCCAAGCTCTAGTCTCTAAGGACACCGTATTGGCTTGCAGAGACAACTCTCCCAGGTGCAATGCGACTAAAACGCATTGTCCCCATCCCTGTTCAgatgtttgtatttgtatcaATGGAGCAGAGCACAATAGTGTAAAGTGTGGAAGCTGTAACACATGCCTTATTCTATCCAATAAGGACTCGATCAGTCTAGCCAACAGTAGCCACAATTGCTGCACTTCAAATGCCATCACTATTGACAACCTCAACCTGGCTCCGCCTGAGTTTCATAAGAACCAAGATTCACAGAGCCATGTGAAGCCTACTACGGGTACTAGTGAACTCCTAGTAATCAGGCAGTCTGCCGATTTGTCTGTTCTTCCGACGGAAAAAGATCTTGAACCACCCAGTGAACTTTTATCAACGGAAGCCCCCGACTCTTACTCTAGCATGACCGTACCCGAAAGAGACCATAATAGAGTGCCTGATCATGCACCAGCTAATTCCCTTGTATTGTCAGAGAAAGAGACTAGAGATAAAAATCGAATATCAGATGCCTTTTTGAACTCCCAATTATCAAAAAGTGGCAGCACTACCAGTGAACAGATTAGTCTTGAGAGTACAAATGATACAAGTACTCTGGAAACAGACATTAAGCACTTAAAAACTGTATCATCACAGAAGCTTGAAAAAGTCACAGACGGTGAAGAATTTCTGCAGAAAAATGATACTGATGTCCAGCCAGTCACCTCCAAGTTACCTACTCTTGGTCTGAAGGACAGCCTGCAAGACACATATAGTGAGGTAGAAAGTAGTGAACCTGTGCATAAAGGGCTGCTGTTTTCTCCCAATGAGAATCATACAGCATCAAGAGTACTAGATGAGATATGTGTCCCTGTGAAGGACGGCAGAGCACAAGATCTTCAGGCTGATGGATCTAAACTTGTGAACCCCAACCAGGTATCTATAAGAGAGGTCAAGTCCTCCCCTTCAAAGCTGCTCAAGTTTCTCAAGATTCCCACCCTTGGGGAACGTGCTCCAGTAGCCAATCCTCCCCGTCTCAGTCCTCAACTAACACGCAGCTCAAAGATCCCTTGTCGCAGTAACAACTATGAGGTGCAACATTCACCAGTTGCTACCCGCAAAGCAACCACAGCAGAAAGGCAAAAACAGTTACCTTGTCCCAAACCTGAGCCTTATCCGTCCACACATTCTGCTCCAACCTCTCCACCTCTGTCTGAAGATCCACCTCCAGTGGTGCCGAAAGAGCTTAACTGTGGCATACCTAAAAGCAGTCGAGGAGGCAAACCTACACAAACCGCTCCCTCACAAAAGACACCGCAGAAAATACCACACTATGAAAATATTCCTGATCTCTCCAATGCCAGTAGCTCAGACATATCCCAGGTTCTTGGAGAGGTGAGCTCTGCTCTCCGTTATGCCAGCTCTAACACAGAAAAAGTTAAAGGAAAGATAGGAAGCGTTGGTCTAGAGAGGCCCACAAGTTTCAAATCTCAAAGGGACACTTCTCTAGGCTCTGACTTCTCGGACCAAGAAGAGAGTCCAGATAGCCCTGTATGGCATAAGCAGGCCAACCACCGAAGTTTGCCTACTCAGTCATCTTCACAGAAGTCACAGATGAGTGGCATGAGGTCCAGAAGCCAAGAGAAAAATGAGTTGGTGAAAGACCAAATACAAAGTGTGGGATCACCCATCAAAAAGAACGAGCCACCACCCATTCCCAAGAAGACAGGGGTGGGCAGACACTCAGGTGAATCCAGTCATTCCTTTAAAGAAAGACTAGCTGCACTTGGCAAGCTAAGGAACCCAGAAGAACCAGCTTGCTCCCAGGCGactgagaaaaaagaaatgccTGCACAAACCAGCGGCAAAAGCAAAGCCACTGACTataaaactgaagaaaataaacttttaaaaagtacagaTTGTGTTGAAGAAAAGTCATATGTTTCAGGTAATACAGACAGTGCTGTCTCAAAGCTTTCTGAGCAAGGCATCAAATCAACACCAGCAAGCTCTACAATCTCTAAGCTGGAAAGTGAATCATCTAGAATGTCCCTTGCAAAACATGAAAGCCCTAAATCTAAAATGCCCGCACTGTCTACCAACTTAGAAGCTGCACAAGCTTTGCGTAGCTATGCTAAAAGTGCGACACCACATAGTCTTTCATACAGTGGGAAAAACCTCTCCAGTCCCCACAGTAGCAGCCCTAACAGGATTCCGTTAAAATCTCCCACTAAAACTGTACCACCATCTTTTAATCGTGATGCGAAACCAACCCAGGAGCTTCCAAGATACTTGTCCAAATCCGAAGACAGAAGCCAATCCCGAGCCAGTAAGAAGAAAAACTCCTTTGGGGAGAGccttcctcctccacctccaagGCCTACAGAATCGGTTGAAGAAAAGAGACACTCGGCACCAAGCCCTCAGTCGTCCATTGAGCAAAAGGTCATGAAGGGCATTGAGGAAAATATGCTGAAGCTTCAGGAACAGGACAAGAGTCAAGCACCTGAAGTTAAACAGAAGGCTTCCAGTGGAATTGCCAACTGGTTTGGCTTGCGGAAAAGTAAGCTTCCAGCTCTTAATCGGAAACCCGAGGCTTCGAAATGCAAAGATGATAAGAGAGAATGGAAACTTAATATATCCTCAGGGGGAAAGGATACTAAAGTGGCTACTAAAAAGCCCGAGAGCGAGAGCCTGAACATATCCATGTTAATGGAAAAAGCGGAGGGGCTACACAAAGCCCTGGAAGAGGAGCGTGCCTATGTGAATGGTGTTGCTATGGACCGACAGGGAAAGGGACATTCCTGTGAGGTGGTGATGGACCAAGCTCAGGGGCAGCTGTCTGTAATGTACCGGGGTGTGCCATCAGACAACTTCATGCAGCAGCTGCTTAACCG gGTGGACGGAAAGGATGTTGGAGGCATCGGTGTGGCTCATCGACGCTTATCATTTGATTGTAAAACCAGGCCTGTCTTCAGCCATCATAGCACAAGTGGAGTTTGTCAGACCAGAAGTAGTGAGGACATGGAAAAG GCTGCGTCATTAATGACTAAAGTGGATGGTGTATCCGATGAGAACCTGGCTGATTCAATTCACCACGAGCATTTTGCAG gctctggaattttcacacacaccctggacagtggtATTGGCACGTTTCCTCTTCCTGACTACAGTGTGAATGCTGGATGTAAAAGTGTCCCCAAAGGGAAGGCCCAAGGGGAGAACGATCCTTCCTTTCCTCAGGGAAGACATGGCTCAGGGATTAAAATTCCCCACAAGGCCTGGACTTTGGAAAGAGAGCTGTCCTCTTTAGAGGAAGATTACATCATGGGACAGAAAATGGACGGCACACCGCTGGAGGGCAAACTTGCACCGAACCAAGTTGCTGACGCCAGTCAAGAAG GCGCCGATGTCTGTGGCGGACCTGTAAGATCTGGCTCCACAAAGAACTGGACATTCCCCAACCTCAAAGCATCAACAGAGCTGTCTGATGTTTATCTTGGATTAGAAGAAACCTTAGATTCAGTGAACCAGAAGAGTTCATTTAGGCGG GCGTGA